A single window of Bos javanicus breed banteng chromosome 19, ARS-OSU_banteng_1.0, whole genome shotgun sequence DNA harbors:
- the GJD3 gene encoding gap junction delta-3 protein — MGEWAFLGSLLDAVQLQSPLLGRLWLVVMLIFRILVLATVGGAVFEDEQEEFVCNTLQPGCRQTCYDRAFPVSHYRFWLFHILLLSAPPVLFVIYSVHRASKEPGGADGGAGAPGRPGDLRARRCYLLSVALRLLAELTFLAGQTLLYGFRVAPRFVCAGPPCPHTVDCFVSRPTEKTVFLVFYFAVGLLSALLSVAELGHLLWKGGSRAGSYLQAAERDNRCNRAHEKAQQLLQPLPALPTRRPGTDPYAPPAYAHGAPAGDSEGGSGRSKASLATIRQDLAI; from the coding sequence ATGGGGGAGTGGGCGTTCCTCGGCTCGCTGCTGGACGCCGTGCAGCTGCAGTCGCCGCTCTTGGGCCGCCTGTGGCTGGTGGTCATGCTGATCTTCCGCATCCTGGTGCTGGCCACGGTGGGCGGCGCCGTGTTCGAGGACGAGCAGGAGGAGTTTGTGTGCAACACTCTGCAGCCTGGCTGTCGCCAGACCTGCTACGACCGTGCCTTCCCCGTCTCCCACTACCGCTTCTGGCTCTTCCACATCCTGCTGCTGTCGGCCCCTCCGGTGCTCTTCGTCATCTACTCGGTGCACCGGGCCAGCAAAGAGCCGGGCGGCGCGGACGGCGGGGCGGGGGCCCCGGGGCGCCCGGGGGACCTCCGCGCGCGCCGCTGCTACCTGCTGAGCGTGGCGCTGCGCCTGCTGGCTGAGCTGACCTTCCTGGCGGGCCAGACGCTGCTCTACGGCTTCCGCGTGGCCCCGCGCTTCGTGTGCGCAGGTCCCCCGTGCCCGCACACCGTGGACTGCTTCGTGAGCCGGCCCACCGAGAAGACTGTCTTCCTGGTCTTCTACTTCGCGGTGGGGCTGCTCTCGGCGCTGCTCAGCGTGGCCGAGCTGGGCCACCTGCTCTGGAAGGGCGGCTCGCGTGCCGGCAGCTATCTCCAGGCCGCCGAGCGCGACAACCGCTGCAACCGCGCGCACGAGAAGGCGCAGCAGCTGCTCCAGCCGCTGCCGGCCCTGCCCACGCGGCGACCGGGCACCGACCCCTACGCCCCACCGGCTTATGCGCACGGGGCGCCTGCCGGTGACAGCGAGGGCGGCAGCGGCCGCAGCAAGGCGTCGCTGGCCACCATCCGTCAGGACCTGGCCATCTAG